The genomic stretch TGGCGATAGATGAAATGTCCGCGTCCCCTGAGGACCCACTTCTTGTTCGTGCCGGAGCCGGTGGTGTCAAAAAAGGCGGTGCTCTTTAGCTGGCGTCCTGCGGGATAGAACTTGATAAAGTCACCTTGCGAAGCTTCGCTGTCTGGCTTGCCGCGATCGTCTTCCTTGGTTCGCTCCCACTTCGTTTGCGTAGAGGCCGTTTCCTGAAGCTGCTTTTGGGCGTACTCGAGGTTGAAGGAGACCACCGCAGCCTGACGTGGGCAGAGTTCTTGATTTCCAGTGAGCTGTGTCCAACGCTCGACGGCCTGCTGCCAATCGGATTGCTGGTGCAAGGCCAGGATCTCTTCGCATTGCTTGTCGTACTTTGGCAAGCATTCAACCACAGGCACCGCCGGTACGGCAGGAGCACAGCCGCGCGAGGCCAGCAAAATGGCTCCACCCAATACCAATACAGCAAGCAGCAAAGCTGGTAACGCGAATTTGTTCATGGGGATCTCGTGGGGTCCGAGGAGTTTTCGATTTCGTAGGGGGAAGGTGGCCCGGGGCAATTGAGGATTTGAAATTTCAGCACCGACAAGCCGTTTTGTGTCTTCCCGGCAGCATTGGCTTTCCATAGGGCCAGGGCACCATCGAAGGGAGCGTTGTAGATCATGTTGGCATTATAGGCATAGCCATTTTGCTCCAGGCTTAGGCCAAACGTCTGGCCAGGTTCCCAGGCGAAAGGCATCGTGTTGGATGCGTTTTTGGGATTGTATTCGTGGTGCGTTTCTTCTTTCCACGTGTTGTTGTAGCGGTTGCCTTGCTGGTGCCCGTCGACATAGATACGGACAACACGGTATTTGCCCCAGCCTTCTTCTGCCTCGCCTTGGATGAGTCGAATGTTCCACGGTTGTTTGGTCGAACTTAAATCCTTCAGCCAACCCGCCAGTATTTCGTTTTCGGATTGATTCGTAATTAAGCTAAGTTGTTCATAGACTTCACTCTTCGAGAAGCTTTTGTCAGCCCATAATTGCCATTCGTCCCGGGCTTGATCGAGTGTGTCGATCCTTGCGTCGACGGCTTCTTTCGCATTGTGATCCCAGGGCGCTCGGGCGTAGTCGTTCAGCAGACGCGCCAAGCGATCATCGCGACGGGTTCGATAGAAATCATTCATGATCCTGTCCCGCAATGAATCACTCCATCCACGTACCTCTCCAGGGAACATGCTAACTTTCGGATCGCTCGAACTCTTGAGTTCGGCATATGCTTTCCAGATGTCAGAAGCAGTGGCCGTCTTGTCGCTGGCGTTGTTCTCCGCTTTCTGAACGACTTCCTGCCAGCGTTTTTGAGCCTCGCTAGGCTCGGTGTTGTTAGTGGTGTCAGCGGCAGGAGAAACACTCGGTTCTTGCGGTGGATTTTGGCGTAGATGCCGGACCTGGTCCTCAAGTTCGCCAACCTTATCTGCGAGCTTCGTTTGAGCGTCGAGCTGATCACGCAGCTGAGCTTCCAGGCTGAGGTTCGTTTGGTGGGTCAGCCATTCGACCCAGACCAGCGAAATGATGCTCAACAGCATGACCGCTAGGGCGACGCGTAGCATGTTCGTCGATCGCTGCCGCTGGCGTGCCATTTGATCTTGCCACGCTGAACGCACGGCACCGCACCGATAGGGCTCTTTGCTGGCCCCCCGGCGAAGCAGCAGCACGATGAGCTGACGTAACGCGTACGAAGCGTTGGAGTTCTTCAACTGTTTGTCGATCGCTTCCAGGCTCGAGCGGTCAAAAGAATGCCCTAGTACCAACTCGCAGCCAATCAAGCCCAATGCGTACAGGTCGTGGTTGAAGTCTGGCTTGCCGGCAGAGGACGCCTCTTGGCCTGGTATCGCGTACCGTAGCGAGTCGTTCTCGAGGATCTTGCTGCCGGTCCACCACGAGAAACAGCCGATCGCAGCATCCCCTACCCAGGCAATCTCGTTTTCGCCCCTGGCCGAAAGAAAGACATTCTTCGATCGCATATCCCCGTGCGAGATTCCCAGATCGTGCAGCGTTTCCAGCCCTGACACCATTTGCAGGAAGATTCGCTCGACATCTGCTACCAGGGCAGGCTCGTGGGGATGCAGTTTGTCCCACAGACGCGATCGGTATTGATCGGTAATTACCCACAGCAGGTTGTCCTGCGAGCCATACCTTACGATGTGCGAAACGTGCGGCATCGCCCCGCGGGAAAGAAGTTCGAGACGTTGGGCCAGAGGTTCGTGGTACTGGTCGCCGATATCTTTCGTAGAGATGAAACGGACGACTAATGGAATCGATGAAGACGATGCTTGCTCGACCCGGAAAACATCACCATAGACGCCGGTTCCTTGGAGTCGTTCGCCGAGAGTAAGATCGGCTGGCAGCAGGTGAGCATAGTCCGCAAGATCAGGCATCGAAGTTGTCGATCCTCACTAGATTCGATAAATCGGAAACATCTCGGCCGTGCGGCATCGCCACGGCCTGTGGCAATAAGGTAAATCGCAAAACAGGGGAATTCAACTGAA from Blastopirellula marina encodes the following:
- a CDS encoding protein kinase domain-containing protein encodes the protein MPDLADYAHLLPADLTLGERLQGTGVYGDVFRVEQASSSSIPLVVRFISTKDIGDQYHEPLAQRLELLSRGAMPHVSHIVRYGSQDNLLWVITDQYRSRLWDKLHPHEPALVADVERIFLQMVSGLETLHDLGISHGDMRSKNVFLSARGENEIAWVGDAAIGCFSWWTGSKILENDSLRYAIPGQEASSAGKPDFNHDLYALGLIGCELVLGHSFDRSSLEAIDKQLKNSNASYALRQLIVLLLRRGASKEPYRCGAVRSAWQDQMARQRQRSTNMLRVALAVMLLSIISLVWVEWLTHQTNLSLEAQLRDQLDAQTKLADKVGELEDQVRHLRQNPPQEPSVSPAADTTNNTEPSEAQKRWQEVVQKAENNASDKTATASDIWKAYAELKSSSDPKVSMFPGEVRGWSDSLRDRIMNDFYRTRRDDRLARLLNDYARAPWDHNAKEAVDARIDTLDQARDEWQLWADKSFSKSEVYEQLSLITNQSENEILAGWLKDLSSTKQPWNIRLIQGEAEEGWGKYRVVRIYVDGHQQGNRYNNTWKEETHHEYNPKNASNTMPFAWEPGQTFGLSLEQNGYAYNANMIYNAPFDGALALWKANAAGKTQNGLSVLKFQILNCPGPPSPYEIENSSDPTRSP